A segment of the Butyrivibrio fibrisolvens genome:
CAACAACACCCATCATATCAGGTGTAGCTACTACTACGTCGAAATCAAGCCATCCCTCGTTCTGGATCTTAGGGATAAGCTCATCTCCACCTACATAATCAGCGCCAGCTGCCTGAGCCTCGTCAAGCTTTGTACCCTTAGCGAATACAAGAACTTTAACTGTCTTACCAGTTCCGTTAGGGAGTACTACTGCTCCACGGATCTGCTGATCAGCGTGACGGGAATCACAACCAGTTCTGATGTGAAGTTCTACAGTTTCATCAAATTTTGCAGAAGCAGACTTCTTGACAAGAGCAATTGCTTCGTCAGCTTCATACAGCTTTGCTTTTTCGATCAGCTTTGCAGCTTCAACATATTTCTTTCCGTGCTTCATGATCTGCTCTCCTCCTTAGTCTACTACTTCTATACCCATACTGCGTGCTGTACCAGCAACCATACTCATAGCTGCTTCAATAGTATTAGCATTCAGATCAGGCATCTTCATTTCAGCGATCTCGCGGATCTTGTCCTTAGAAACCTTAGCAACCTTGTTCTTGTTCGGAACACCGGATGCCTTCTGCAGGTTACAAGCCTTCTTGAGAAGAACTGCTGCAGGGGGAGTCTTTGTGATGAATGTGAAGCTTCTGTCTGTGTAAACAGTGATAACAACAGGGATGATAAGGTCACCCTTATCTGCTGTCTTAGCGTTGAACTGCTTTGTGAATTCAACGATGTTAACGCCGTGCTGACCAAGAGCTGGTCCAACTGGCGGTGCCGGTGTTGCTTTGCCGGCCTGGATCTGTAACTTAATGTATCCTTCGACTTTCTTTGCCATTTTGGCTTCCTCCTAAGAAAATATGTGGTTGAGCGCAAAAGAATCAACCGTTCCGAAGACTCAGAACAGCTACCTAGGGGCTATAGACCTTCTGCTCCCACTCCATAGGTGAATATATCTATATAAAGCATTACTGCTCTATATCAAAACAAAACGTTTATACCGAACCAGTATAAATCCAGCTAATAAATACTATTAGCTATCAATTCTACGCACTTCTGCGAAACTGATCTCAACAGGAGTCTCACGACCAAACAGTTCTACATTGATAGTAGCTGTCTGCTTACTGTAATCCATACGCTGAACGATACCTGCTGTATCCTTCCAAACGCCTGCAACAACAGCAATCTCGTCTCCAACTTCGAAATCAACTGTCACGTTCTGAGTCTTAATACCAAGAGGCTTAATCTCAGCATCTGACAACGGTACAGGCTTAGATCCCGGACCTACGAAACCTGTTACACCCCTGGTATTACGTACTACATACCATGTGTCATCATTCATAATCATATGAACAAGGACATAACCAGGGAACATCTTACGTTGAACAGTCTTCTTTGCACCATTCTTAACTTCAACTACATCCTGAAGCGGAACGCGCACCTCAAGAATCTGATCTTCCAGGTGACGATTTTCAATTGTCTTATCAAGATTGGCTTTTACCTTATTCTCATATCCTGAATAAGTGTGAGCAACATACCACTTTGCTTCAGAAGTCTTATCCTCTTCTGAAAGGGCATCCTGACTTTCGGCTACATTTTCAACTTCAGCTGATTCTGCAGCTTCGCTCATGTTGTTCTTTTCTTCTTCTGCCATTTGCATCTCCTCATCAAATTCCTGCTACTGTGAATAACTGCTTAACATCCTCAGATTACAGGCTCTGAATGAAATTTAAGCCAAGTCCGAAAACATAATCAAGAACAGCAATAAGAGCAGCCATAACCGCGCAGATAATAGTTACTGCTACTGTCTGCTTACCAACAGTCTCTCTTGAAGGCCATGTAATCTTAGTAAACTCTGATTTAAGACCTTCCCAGAATGAGCTGATTGTTTTCTTCTTAGGCTCTTTCTTTTCAGAAGCTTTATCTTTTAATACTTCTGTCTTATCTGATTCTCCCATTGTATCGGTCTCCCTTCTGTCGCAGGATTACTTTGTCTCCTTGTGCATTGTGTGCTTTCTGCAGAAAGGACAGTACTTCTTGATCTCCATACGATCTGGGTGAGTCTTCTTATCCTTTGTAGTATCATAGTTACGGTTCTTGCATTCTGTGCAAGCAAGTGTAATTCTTGTACGCATCTCTCTACCTCCGCGCGCTTTCTATCTTTTTTCTTAAAGGTCAAATTTTATGCATAAAAAAAAGACCTAAAATTTCATGTCGCTGTACTAGAATATCATAGAGCCGTGAATTCGTCAATATTTTTTTGTAATAATTCACATAATCAAGAACCATCTTATTTGTAAAAGTAAATTCCAGCCCTTATAGGATTAAGATTAAATTAGCTAATTATCAAGATAAATATGGAAAATAGCGATTTTCAATCGCATATTATTCCTCTTCGTTTTTTTCCACAAAAACTTCGTTCCAGTTAATCACATTGCGAATATACGGATCAGCGCCATATACACCTTCAAGATATCTCTTGGCATACTTCTTATCTTTGATCCTGTCCTCCTGAACGACAAAATCCGCAAGACTGTAAAGAACAGTCCTCTGGTGTTCACTTCTTGCAGCAAACCATATCTCATCACGTCGAAGGAAGTCCTTATCAAGCGCCACCATATCATATGAAGTCAAGATCAGCTGTGCGTTTCGCCGATTACTGTTTCTATTCAGATAATATCCAAGAATATGCTTAAGTATTGATGGATGAAGTTCAAGCATACCTGAATCAAGCATTACCGCCTGGCCCTTTAGAAGGCTGTTAGCAATAACCGGAAGAAGATATATTGTCTTCCTGATACCAGAAGATTCTGCTTCTAGAGGAATCTCGTATTTAGCATCGCCAATCTGATGAGTCACATAAATCTTACTGCGTATAACCTTAAGGTCAACAATATCAAGGTCAAGTTCAGCGATCATATTTCTGAAAAGATCCCATACGTCTTCCTGAGAAAGTGCATCTGTAAGAAGCACGTCTGCATTTTTCTCATCCTGCATGAAATCAAGACCGCTTACAAAGAAGTTTGTAGCATCAGTAACTATCTCATTTTCCGGGAAAAGACGTATGATCCTTCCAAGAAACGTTTCGCTTCCTGTTATATCTGTAGCTTTCTCAAGCTTTTTTTCATCGGCTTTGAATATTTTTCTTACAGTAACTTCGTTTTCTTTTCTTTCGAATATAGAAGCTCTACGCCAGTTGTCATTGTTGATACGATCAAGGCTTTCATATACAACACTTGCTTCTTTAATATGCAGCCGATACCTGTACTCAGCATTTTCTGAAGAAAAAATGATCTCGAACTTACTAGGATCATTTCTGCTTTCTTTTGAA
Coding sequences within it:
- the rplA gene encoding 50S ribosomal protein L1, producing the protein MKHGKKYVEAAKLIEKAKLYEADEAIALVKKSASAKFDETVELHIRTGCDSRHADQQIRGAVVLPNGTGKTVKVLVFAKGTKLDEAQAAGADYVGGDELIPKIQNEGWLDFDVVVATPDMMGVVGRLGKVLGPKGLMPNPKAGTVTMDVAKAIADIKAGKIEYRLDKANIVHVPIGKASFTEQQLTENYNAIMEAISKAKPSSVKGQYLKSISLATTMGPGVKIVANRY
- the rplK gene encoding 50S ribosomal protein L11, encoding MAKKVEGYIKLQIQAGKATPAPPVGPALGQHGVNIVEFTKQFNAKTADKGDLIIPVVITVYTDRSFTFITKTPPAAVLLKKACNLQKASGVPNKNKVAKVSKDKIREIAEMKMPDLNANTIEAAMSMVAGTARSMGIEVVD
- the nusG gene encoding transcription termination/antitermination protein NusG; translated protein: MAEEEKNNMSEAAESAEVENVAESQDALSEEDKTSEAKWYVAHTYSGYENKVKANLDKTIENRHLEDQILEVRVPLQDVVEVKNGAKKTVQRKMFPGYVLVHMIMNDDTWYVVRNTRGVTGFVGPGSKPVPLSDAEIKPLGIKTQNVTVDFEVGDEIAVVAGVWKDTAGIVQRMDYSKQTATINVELFGRETPVEISFAEVRRIDS
- the secE gene encoding preprotein translocase subunit SecE — protein: MGESDKTEVLKDKASEKKEPKKKTISSFWEGLKSEFTKITWPSRETVGKQTVAVTIICAVMAALIAVLDYVFGLGLNFIQSL
- the rpmG gene encoding 50S ribosomal protein L33; its protein translation is MRTRITLACTECKNRNYDTTKDKKTHPDRMEIKKYCPFCRKHTMHKETK
- a CDS encoding ATP/GTP-binding protein, giving the protein MLIQFTVNNYKSIKDTVTLDLQAVSEVKEHKDHIIELEDDEFLPLAIIYGPNGSGKSNLLKAIELVKGLVLGQAGGEEVVPFYFSKESRNDPSKFEIIFSSENAEYRYRLHIKEASVVYESLDRINNDNWRRASIFERKENEVTVRKIFKADEKKLEKATDITGSETFLGRIIRLFPENEIVTDATNFFVSGLDFMQDEKNADVLLTDALSQEDVWDLFRNMIAELDLDIVDLKVIRSKIYVTHQIGDAKYEIPLEAESSGIRKTIYLLPVIANSLLKGQAVMLDSGMLELHPSILKHILGYYLNRNSNRRNAQLILTSYDMVALDKDFLRRDEIWFAARSEHQRTVLYSLADFVVQEDRIKDKKYAKRYLEGVYGADPYIRNVINWNEVFVEKNEEE